In one Pseudoliparis swirei isolate HS2019 ecotype Mariana Trench chromosome 23, NWPU_hadal_v1, whole genome shotgun sequence genomic region, the following are encoded:
- the camsap3 gene encoding calmodulin-regulated spectrin-associated protein 3 isoform X3 — translation MRSKQKPIFPVVNGVKDLSSGCAVAAVIHYYCPGLLRLEDVCMKEAMSVADSLYNLQFIREFCDSCLKSCCHLALEDMLYTPQELQPNLLSFLAELLSWFEVQKPDFVQPIDPLDGSPPAKPSSLSGSSTSPSIFKKPFLPISSPASGSLTQSTSMSHIEGVGKTWSKKPHSRPLSAVSFSIPFGLDSDVDVVMGNPVITRSVSSDQLNPAGQNMTRVPYSPPEDLSHLLSKPPGSNGPQRAYWATQTASIPRLAEQNGLVESETGELPTIEEALQIIHNDSKLEPRLHPDGAPDGFYLHSPDDPVSSRYSNLDPISCSAPTRSGMTYRPTGRSKEPASERSRDDDSVLRDGSVDSDASEDLPKAQSTPTTPAAGSPSARGRGKEGSDSGVKMTNFAERKKKQIVDSPKASDPSSASPSSQLITWAQKSEESPGRSPQLNNEMSELGTRLEEKRKAIEAQKKRIEAIFAKHRQRLGKTALLQLKKEQCEGEGGDGQISTSSPEEALSRLTLEERLTRMEEEEQQEQNKQRTSVEDDGNVKVGRPLNKQVSHTKEKAGTPGEKGSGPHGEKVAAPLGDYNNAVSKLTAALGSLQSDMQRLTEQQNQLVKKKAAGSSPRTSTPAASRLSREYTRDFNSASSSPSHRITDHTTPPKSPRVQRRAQSVPPKSPKQHQQGRSFDVKVPAISRVMNAPQNVDRIPHLRRVNPWQSKDQTLSSFSLGDSDTSGPTPGTMPTQTPMPTPSTTPCPDDTMSEVGSNDDHSIFSMDLEAGPSRGLLANEERLADGGCSSGAPSECSYESDVTAGMLNGKHSSLIQISLAALQGDGEDDDQGADAFSDSMSERLEQEVKGGVGFFFKDEKKRPEDEMAQRRAALLEKQEKRAEEMKRRKLEQEKEKESNKPQWMIIEGWNNKSEDTPQTPGTSPASRTPPGEGNPHRRGDFTRLEYERRHQLKIMEDLGKVLKQKPTTVRGVKKQRPKAMFRDDSVLSRSPVRGFVGTKVYSRSTMNLSSMANDSGGLSVRKSPSRSHSPSRLMSPRRGSGHNGEKDWENGSTTSSPASIPEYTGPKLYKEPSFKSNKFIIHNAITRCCLAGKVNEPQKNKIVEEMEASTGNHFLILFRDASCQFRAVYTMNPETEEMVRLTGNGPRIIVPEMVDSIYKYSSDRKQFTAIPSKTMSVSVDAFTIPGHFWQKRPGTPKKLGTPK, via the exons ATGCGGTCGAAACAAAAGCCCATCTTTCCAGTGGTGAATGGCGTTAAAGACCTCTCCAGTGGTTGTGCTGTTGCTGCAGTCATACATTACTATTGCCCTGGCCTGCTAAGACTTGAAG ATGTTtgcatgaaggaggccatgtcTGTAGCAGACAGCCTGTACAACCTGCAGTTCATCCGTGAATTCTgtgacagctgtctgaagagcTGCTGTCACTTGGCACTGGAGGACATGCTATACACCCCACAGGAGCTGCAG ccCAATCTGCTGAGCTTCCTAGCAGAACTGCTTAGCTGGTTTGAAGTACAAAAGCCAGACTTTGTTCAACCAATTGACCCATTGG ATGGATCGCCACCAGCAAAGCCAAGCAGCTTGAGTGGTAGCAG TACCTCCCCTTCTATCTTCAAGAAGCCTTTCCtacccatctcctctcctgcatCAG GATCTTTGACTCAGTCTACCTCAATGTCTCATATAGAAGGAGTTGGAAAGACATGGAGCAAAAAACCTCACAG cCGCCCCTTGTCGGCGGTATCCTTCAGCATTCCTTTTGGCCTGGACAGTGATGTGGACGTCGTGATGGGCAACCCTGTGATAACCCGCTCTGTGAGCTCAGACCAACTCAACCCAGCAGGCCAAAATATGACCCGGGTGCCCTACAGCCCTCCTGAAGACCTCAGCCATTTGCTCAGCAAACCCCCCGGCTCCAACGGGCCGCAAAGAGCTTATTGGGCTACCCAGACTGCTAGTATTCCAAGGTTGGCAGAGCAGAACGGCCTTGTGGAGAGTGAAACGGGAGAGCTGCCTACCATTGAAGAGGCTCTCCAAATTATCCACAACGACAGCAAGCTGGAGCCTCGTTTACACCCTGATGGTGCTCCTGATGGCTTCTACCTCCACTCCCCCGATGACCCTGTTAGTTCCAGATATAGCAACTTAGACCCCATCAGCTGCTCTGCCCCTACACGCTCAGGAATGACGTACCGGCCCACGGGACGGTCCAAGGAGCCTGCCTCTGAACGTTCTCGAGATGATGACTCTGTCTTGAGAGATGGCAGTGTCGACTCTGATGCGTCGGAAGACCTGCCCAAAGCCCAGTCCACTCCAACCACACCAGCTGCTGGTTCACCCTCTGCCCGAGGCCGTGGCAAAGAGGGCTCTGATAGTGGTGTGAAGATGACTAACTTTGCAGAACGCAAAAAGAAACAGATTGTTGATTCTCCGAAAGCCAGCGACCCCTCTTCCGCTTCGCCATCTTCTCAGTTGATCACATGGGCGCAAAAGTCTGAAGAAAGCCCCGGCAGGAGCCCTCAACTCAACAATGAGATGTCGGAGCTGGGAACTCGGCTTGAAGAAAAGCGCAAGGCCATTGAAGCCCAGAAGAAACGCATTGAGGCCATTTTTGCAAAGCACCGACAAAGACTGGGGAAGACTGCCCTTTTGCAGTTAAAGAAGGAGCAAtgtgagggagaaggaggggatgGCCAGATAAGCACCTCATCGCCCGAAGAAGCGCTCTCTCGCTTGACACTTGAAGAAAGGCTGACTCGaatggaagaggaagagcagcaAGAACAAAATAAACAGCGCACCTCAGTGGAGGATGACGGTAATGTCAAAGTAGGCCGGCCGCTCAATAAACAGGTCAGTCACACCAAAGAAAAGGCGGgtacaccgggagagaagggcTCTGGGCCTCATGGTGAGAAAGTGGCAGCGCCACTCGGGGACTATAACAATGCCGTATCCAAGCTGACTGCAGCTCTCGGCTCTCTGCAAAGTGACATGCAGCGGCTGACCGAGCAGCAGAACCAATTGGTCAAAAAGAAAGCTGCAGGTTCCAGCCCGAGAACCTCGACCCCAGCTGCTTCACGCCTATCGCGAGAATACACCCGGGATTTTAATTCAGCCTCCTCTTCGCCATCCCACAGGATCACAGACCACACCACTCCTCCTAAATCCCCTAGAGTCCAACGTAGAGCCCAATCTGTGCCTCCGAAAAGTCCCAAACAACACCAACAGGGCCGTTCCTTCGACGTTAAGGTTCCAGCCATATCGAGGGTTATGAACGCACCTCAAAACGTGGACCGCATCCCTCACCTTCGTCGTGTCAATCCTTGGCAATCCAAAGATCAGACCTTGTCCTCATTCTCCCTTGGTGACTCTGACACATCCGGACCAACTCCTGGTACCATGCCAACACAGACCCCGATGCCAACTCCTTCCACTACACCCTGTCCTGATGACACGATGTCAGAGGTCGGCTCCAATGACGATCATAGTATATTTAGCATGGACCTGGAGGCGGGGCCCTCCCGTGGTCTGTTGGCAAACGAAGAAAGGCTTGCAGATGGGGGCTGCAGCTCTGGCGCCCCGTCAGAGTGCTCTTACGAGAGCGATGTCACCGCAGGGATGTTGAATGGCAAACACAGTAGCCTGATCCAGATCTCGCTGGCCGCTCTGCAAGGAGATGGGGAGGACGATGACCAGGGAGCGGACGCTTTCTCCGACTCGATGAGTGAACGGCTGGAGCAAGAAGTGAAAGGAGGGGTTGGTTTCTTTTTCAAG GATGAAAAGAAGCGACCAGAAGATGAAATGGCCCAGCGAAGAGCAGCTTTGCTGGAGAAACAGGAGAAGAGAGCAGAAGAGATGAAAAGACGTAAACTTGagcaagaaaaggaaaaagaatcAAA CAAACCTCAGTGGATGATCATCGAAGGCTGGAATAACAAGAGCGAGGACACCCCCCAGACTCCTGGCACCTCTCCGGCATCACGCACCCCACCAGGCGAGGGGAATCCTCATCGCAGAGGAGACTTCACTCGGCTGGAGTATGAGAGGAGACATCAGCTGAAAATCATGGAAGACTTGGGCAAGGTGCTGAAGCAGAAACCCACCACGGTTCGCGGTGTGAAGAAGCAGAGACCCAAGGCGATGTTCCGAGATGACTCCGTCCTCTCTCGTAGCCCTGTGAGGGGTTTCGTGG GCACCAAGGTGTACTCCCGCTCAACCATGAACCTGTCCTCCATGGCTAATGACTCTGGAGGCCTGTCTGTCAGGAAGTCTCCCAG CCGTTCACACTCTCCCTCCAGGCTAATGTCACCAAGACGAGGGAGTGGTCACAATGGAGAGAAGGACTGGGAGAATGGCTCGACTACTTCCTCCCCTGCCTCAATCCCCGAATATACAG GACCAAAGCTGTACAAGGAGCCAAGCTTTAAGTCCAATAAGTTCATCATCCATAATGCTATCACCCGCTGCTGCCTGGCCGGGAAGGTCAATGAACCACAGAAAAACAAGATTGTAGAG GAGATGGAGGCAAGCACGGGCAACcacttcctcatcctcttcagAGATGCCAGCTGCCAGTTCCGAGCAGTTTACACCATGAACCCTGAAACCGAGGAGATGGTACGGCTCACTGGTAATGGCCCTCGGATTATTGTACCTGAGATGGTTGACTCCATTTACAAGTACAGCTCTGACCGCAAGCAGTTTACTGCCATCCCGTCCAAAACTATGTCCGTGAGTGTCGACGCCTTCACCATCCCTGGACACTTTTGGCAAAAGCGCCCAGGAACGCCGAAGAAGCTTGGCACCCCAAAATAA